A genome region from Trachemys scripta elegans isolate TJP31775 chromosome 2, CAS_Tse_1.0, whole genome shotgun sequence includes the following:
- the LOC117873817 gene encoding elongation factor 1-alpha-like → MGEPEPEPVRKTHMNIVIIGHVDSGKSTTTGHLIYQCGGLEPRLLEKLEAAASQVGKGSFKFAWVLDKLQAERERGITIDIALWKFHTRRFSVTIIDAPGHRDFIKNMLTGTSQADAAVLMVSAAPGEFEAGVSRQGQTREHALLAYTLGVKQLLLCVNKMDLTEPPYSQRRFEEVVRGVSLYLRRIGYSPAAVPCVPVSGWAGENITLPSPKMPWFKGWKVKRKEGFGKGQTLLEALDSLLPPVRPSNKPLRVPLQDVYKIGGIGTVPVGKIETGILKQGMNISFAPANLSAEVRTIEMHHEPLQVAFPGYNVGFNIKNIAVKNLSRGHVAGNSRSDPPAAAAHFTAQVIILNHPGFIKAGYSPVVDCHTAHVTCQFAELFEKIDRRSGEKLEDNPSMLKSGDSATVRLVPKKPLCVERFFDYPPLGRFAARDLKQTVAVGVIKSVEKKPAGVTRKQAQKALLIK, encoded by the exons ATGGGGGAACCGGAGCCGGAGCCGGTTCGCAAGACCCACATGAACATCGTGATCATCGGCCATGTGGACTCGGGTAAATCCACCACCACCGGCCACCTCATCTACCAGTGCGGGGGGCTGGAGCCCCGGCTGCTGGAGAAGCTGGAGGCCGCGGCTAGCCAG gtggggaaaggctccttCAAGTTCGCCTGGGTGCTGGACAAGCTGCAGGCGGAGCGGGAGCGGGGCATCACCATCGACATCGCGCTGTGGAAGTTCCACACGCGCCGCTTCTCCGTCACCATCATCGACGCGCCGGGCCACCGCGACTTCATCAAGAACATGCTGACCGGCACCTCCCAG gcGGACGCCGCGGTGCTGATGGTCTCGGCCGCGCCCGGGGAGTTCGAGGCCGGCGTGTCCCGGCAGGGGCAGACCCGCGAGCACGCCCTGCTGGCCTATACCCTGGGCGtcaagcagctgctgctctgcgtCAACAAGATGGACCTGACCGAGCCGCCCTACAGCCAGCGGCGCTTCGAGGAGGTGGTGCGGGGCGTCAGCCTCTACCTGCGCAGGATCGGCTACAGCCCGGCCGCGGTGCCCTGCGTGCCGGTGTCCGGCTGGGCCGGCGAGAACATCACCCTGCCCAGCCCCAAG ATGCCGTGGTTCAAAGGTTGGAAGGTCAAACGGAAGGAAGGCTTTGGGAAGGGGCAGACACTCCTGGAAGCGCTAGATTCTCTCCTGCCTCCTGTGCGGCCCAGTAACAAACCCCTGAGGGTGCCTCTGCAGGATGTCTACAAGATCGGAG GAATTGGCACTGTACCAGTGGGGAAGATAGAGACCGGCATCCTCAAGCAGGGCATGAACATCTCCTTTGCCCCTGCAAACCTCTCGGCAGAGGTCAGAACCATTGAAATGCACCATGAGCCACTGCAGGTGGCTTTTCCTGGTTACAATGTGGGCTTCAACATAAAGAACATTGCAGTCAAGAACCTGAGTCGAGGCCATGTAGCTGGCAACTCCAGGAGtgaccccccagcagcagcagcccacttCACTGCTCAG GTGATCATCCTGAATCACCCTGGCTTTATCAAGGCTGGCTACTCCCCAGTGGTAGACTGTCACACTGCTCATGTCACCTGCCAATTTGCTGAGCTCTTTGAGAAGATTGACCGTCGATCTGGGGAGAAGCTGGAGGACAATCCCTCCATGCTGAAGTCTGGAGACTCTGCTACTGTCAGGCTTGTACCTAAGAAGCCTCTGTGTGTGGAGAGGTTTTTTGACTATCCCCCTTTAG GTCGCTTTGCAGCTCGGGACTTGAAGCAGACTGTTGCAGTTGGAGTCATCAAATCTGTGGAAAAGAAGCCTGCGGGTGTCACTAGAAAACAGGCGCAGAAAGCGCTGCTTATTAAGTGA